In Patescibacteria group bacterium, the DNA window GGAGCGCGCGGTAACGCGCCGCATAGAGAACGCCGAATTCCCGGAGATAAAAACCATAGAGGGTTTTGATTGGGGATTTAACCGCAAGATAGATAAGGCGGCGATAGATGAACTGTCGGACCTTGAGTTGATCAAACGGCGCGGGATAGCGTTATTCCTGGGGCAGACCGGAACCGGGAAGACGCATTTAGCGCTGAGTTTGGGGCTTAAGGCCGCAAAGGAGGGCTTGAGGGTTTACTGCACGAGCGTTAAGAAGCTGATAGCCGAAATAGAATTGGCGCGCGCCCGTAACACCCTGGCCGGCTTATTCCGGCGCATCCTGTCATCGCAGTTATGGGTAATAGACGATTGGGGTGTGGTATCAATGAGCAGAGAGGTATCGGAAGAAGTGTTTGACCTGCTGGACAGGCGGAAATTAAATTCGGCGATGATCCTGACTTCCAACCGCGATATAGAGGAGTGGGGAGAGGTCTTTGCCGACCCTGTCCTAGCGAACGCGGCAATAGACCGGATGTTTGAGGCCGCCAAGATAGTGGTCTTCGAGGGCAAGAGTTATCGGCTGAAGGACCGGATTGTTTTACCGGACTTAAGGCTGGATCCCACGCCAAAACGAGACACACCTGTGGCCGGAGAAAGGGGCGAAC includes these proteins:
- the istB gene encoding IS21-like element helper ATPase IstB is translated as MNIETVKTQLKSLHLSAAAREVEEVLASHGSAVDLGWVAELLERELDARKERAVTRRIENAEFPEIKTIEGFDWGFNRKIDKAAIDELSDLELIKRRGIALFLGQTGTGKTHLALSLGLKAAKEGLRVYCTSVKKLIAEIELARARNTLAGLFRRILSSQLWVIDDWGVVSMSREVSEEVFDLLDRRKLNSAMILTSNRDIEEWGEVFADPVLANAAIDRMFEAAKIVVFEGKSYRLKDRIVLPDLRLDPTPKRDTPVAGERGERAVEKDALKLQRRKG